One region of Duncaniella freteri genomic DNA includes:
- a CDS encoding relaxase/mobilization nuclease domain-containing protein, which produces MIGKIKKGSGFKGCVNYVLGKEQAVLLHADGVLTESRGDIIRSFCMQTGMNPDLKKPVGHIALSYSTVDAPKLTDGKMVQLAQEYMREMKITNTQYIIVRHQDREHPHVHIVFNRIDNNGKTISDRNDMYRNEQVCMKLKAKHGLYFAGGKEQVKQHRLKEPDKSKYEIYTAVKNEIGKSRNWQQLQERLAEKGITVRFKRKGQTDEIQGISFSKGEYTFKGSEIDRSFSFSKLDKCFGYAGMNVAGSQRQITFAPVREQAPVPGKADSPLITGSLGLFSASSPPVDEEPNFNLRKKKKKRLKL; this is translated from the coding sequence ATGATTGGAAAAATAAAAAAGGGAAGCGGTTTTAAGGGCTGTGTGAACTATGTGCTCGGCAAGGAGCAGGCGGTTTTGCTTCATGCGGACGGGGTTCTGACTGAAAGCCGGGGTGATATAATCCGCAGCTTCTGTATGCAGACCGGGATGAATCCCGATTTGAAGAAGCCTGTCGGACATATTGCGTTAAGTTATTCGACAGTGGATGCGCCCAAATTGACAGACGGGAAGATGGTACAGCTTGCGCAGGAGTATATGCGTGAAATGAAAATCACCAATACGCAGTATATCATCGTGCGTCATCAAGACCGGGAACATCCGCACGTGCATATCGTGTTCAACCGCATAGACAATAACGGCAAGACCATTTCGGACAGGAACGATATGTACCGTAACGAACAGGTATGCATGAAGCTGAAAGCCAAACACGGGCTTTATTTCGCTGGTGGAAAAGAACAGGTAAAGCAGCACCGACTGAAAGAGCCGGACAAGTCGAAATACGAGATTTACACGGCTGTGAAGAACGAAATCGGCAAATCCCGTAACTGGCAGCAGTTACAGGAGCGGTTAGCAGAAAAGGGTATTACCGTCCGGTTCAAACGAAAGGGACAGACCGACGAGATACAGGGCATATCCTTTTCCAAAGGTGAATACACGTTCAAGGGTTCGGAGATAGACCGGAGTTTCAGTTTTTCCAAACTGGACAAATGTTTCGGGTATGCAGGAATGAATGTTGCCGGAAGCCAACGGCAAATAACTTTCGCGCCCGTTCGGGAACAAGCACCTGTACCGGGCAAGGCTGACAGTCCGTTGATAACTGGTTCGCTCGGTCTGTTTTCCGCTTCTTCTCCCCCAGTGGATGAAGAACCTAATTTTAATTTGAGAAAGAAGAAGAAAAAACGACTTAAACTGTAA
- a CDS encoding DUF3872 domain-containing protein yields the protein MKKTNKKSFGVIAILSLVISAVCSLTSCSDDLDVQQSYPFTVEVMPYADKIVKGQTVELRFEIKPEGNYANTLYTIRYFQYDGEGSLKLVDGPVLVNNDRVLLESKTFRLNYTAKSDEAHKFLVVVEDNFGSTPWEQTFEFNSKDSGDDDSGKIVSPIVTPVNPAIR from the coding sequence ATGAAAAAGACAAATAAAAAATCATTTGGCGTTATCGCCATTCTCTCCCTTGTAATCTCTGCCGTATGCAGCCTCACATCCTGCTCCGACGACCTCGATGTGCAGCAGTCCTATCCCTTCACAGTGGAGGTGATGCCATACGCTGACAAGATCGTCAAAGGGCAGACCGTCGAACTACGCTTCGAGATAAAGCCCGAAGGCAACTATGCCAACACCCTCTATACCATCCGCTACTTCCAGTATGACGGCGAAGGCTCGCTCAAACTCGTTGACGGCCCGGTGCTGGTCAACAACGACCGTGTGCTTCTTGAAAGTAAAACGTTCAGACTGAATTATACCGCCAAAAGTGACGAAGCCCACAAATTCCTCGTGGTCGTGGAAGATAACTTCGGTTCAACCCCGTGGGAACAGACCTTTGAGTTCAACAGCAAAGACAGCGGCGACGATGACAGTGGCAAGATTGTCAGCCCGATTGTGACACCCGTAAATCCGGCTATCAGATGA
- the traK gene encoding conjugative transposon protein TraK: protein MQFKSLKNIETSFRQIRLFGIVFVAMCAVVVSVALICVFNFAERQREKIYVLDNGKSLMLALSQDMEQNRPAEAREHVRRFHELFFTLSPDKSAIEHNINRALILSDKSAYNYYTDFSEKGYYNRIIAGNINQVLQVDSVVCDFNNYPYIAKTYARQMIIRESNVTERTLVTKCRLSNASRSDDNPNGFIIEGFTILENKDISTVKR, encoded by the coding sequence ATGCAATTCAAATCACTTAAAAACATCGAAACCTCGTTCCGCCAGATACGGCTGTTCGGTATTGTGTTTGTGGCGATGTGTGCCGTGGTAGTGTCGGTGGCTCTGATCTGCGTGTTCAATTTTGCCGAACGGCAGAGGGAAAAAATCTATGTTCTTGACAACGGCAAGAGCCTTATGCTCGCCTTGTCGCAGGACATGGAGCAGAACCGCCCGGCGGAAGCCCGTGAACATGTGCGACGCTTCCATGAACTGTTCTTCACTCTGTCGCCCGACAAATCGGCAATCGAGCATAACATCAACCGCGCCCTTATCCTGTCGGACAAGTCGGCATACAACTACTACACCGATTTCTCGGAGAAGGGCTACTACAACCGTATCATAGCCGGCAACATCAACCAAGTGCTGCAAGTGGACAGTGTGGTGTGCGATTTCAACAACTATCCCTACATCGCTAAAACCTATGCCCGACAAATGATTATCCGCGAAAGCAATGTGACAGAGCGCACGCTGGTGACGAAGTGCCGCCTCTCCAACGCCTCACGCTCCGATGACAACCCCAACGGCTTCATCATCGAGGGCTTCACGATACTGGAGAACAAGGATATTTCAACCGTAAAACGATAA
- a CDS encoding MobC family plasmid mobilization relaxosome protein, which produces MTNIKDKPGGRPAKKRIEKQQRVVSTKLTELQYYAIRKRAGEAGLRVSEYVRQAVVSAEVIPRLNRQDADTIRKLAGEANNINQLAHRANAGGFALVAVELVKLKNRIIGIINHLSDDWKNKKGKRF; this is translated from the coding sequence ATGACGAATATAAAGGATAAGCCGGGGGGACGTCCGGCAAAGAAACGGATAGAGAAGCAGCAACGGGTTGTCAGTACGAAACTGACCGAGTTGCAGTATTACGCCATCAGGAAGCGAGCCGGGGAAGCCGGGTTGCGTGTCAGTGAGTATGTAAGGCAGGCGGTTGTTTCGGCAGAGGTCATACCCCGGCTGAACAGGCAGGATGCGGACACCATCCGCAAACTGGCAGGGGAAGCCAACAACATCAACCAGTTGGCGCACCGGGCGAATGCCGGAGGTTTCGCACTGGTGGCGGTGGAACTGGTGAAGCTCAAAAACAGGATTATTGGAATCATAAACCATTTGTCGGATGATTGGAAAAATAAAAAAGGGAAGCGGTTTTAA
- a CDS encoding toprim domain-containing protein has product MDIDAIKGISLVDFLHHLGYKPTGRDSKGLWFYAPYRNERKPSFHVNPRKNVWFDFGSGAGGDIFTLAGELCDSTDFIRQAEYIAEKMRMPVSQPYKPEPFIEQPTFEDVKISKLVSPALLCYLANRGIPAYIAQRYCVQVDYKLHGKNYYAICFENSAHGFELRSSFFKGSYPPKHITHIANGNALCNVFEGFIDFLSAERLGLNDGNDSVVLNSVANVGKAIPTLAEYPLILCYLDNDTAGRAAVARLRREFGDRVSDKSALYPDHKDLNDYLQSLNPKKSTKLKF; this is encoded by the coding sequence ATGGATATAGATGCTATCAAGGGAATATCCCTTGTGGATTTTCTGCACCACCTCGGATACAAGCCGACGGGGCGCGACAGCAAAGGTCTGTGGTTTTATGCCCCATACCGCAACGAGAGAAAGCCATCGTTTCATGTCAATCCTCGGAAAAATGTATGGTTCGATTTTGGAAGCGGAGCCGGAGGCGACATCTTCACCCTTGCCGGAGAACTGTGCGACTCGACCGACTTCATCAGACAGGCGGAGTACATCGCCGAAAAGATGCGGATGCCGGTATCACAGCCTTACAAGCCGGAGCCATTCATTGAGCAGCCGACCTTTGAGGACGTGAAAATCTCTAAATTGGTATCGCCGGCATTACTGTGTTACCTCGCAAACCGTGGCATACCTGCCTACATCGCACAACGATATTGTGTGCAGGTGGATTATAAATTGCATGGCAAAAACTATTATGCCATCTGTTTTGAGAACAGCGCACACGGATTTGAGTTGCGAAGCAGCTTCTTCAAAGGCAGTTATCCGCCAAAGCATATCACCCATATTGCCAACGGCAACGCCCTGTGCAACGTCTTCGAGGGCTTTATCGACTTTCTTTCGGCGGAACGCCTCGGACTCAATGACGGCAACGACAGTGTTGTGCTTAACTCCGTGGCGAATGTCGGCAAAGCAATCCCGACTCTGGCGGAATACCCGCTGATACTGTGCTATCTTGACAACGATACCGCCGGGCGTGCCGCAGTAGCCAGACTGCGCCGCGAGTTCGGCGACAGGGTGAGCGACAAATCCGCACTCTATCCAGACCACAAGGATCTGAACGATTACCTACAATCGCTCAACCCCAAGAAATCAACAAAACTAAAATTCTAA
- the traM gene encoding conjugative transposon protein TraM has protein sequence MNLKIFQTMTMQEWKAKINGFFQPKSQAERQKMMKYLVVFPAAVVCGIVILWLLYTSLNKNDSKVGNAFNTEIPEGENGGIKTKAEEYAAADAAKEKEAQQRAVVALDTLTALTTDTVEHQSAVENSAQAYQEVQASLNDFFVEDTSADNVEMEALNERIAELEAQNALAQQQAAQPDEMELMERSYQLAAQYMGNGGNYSPPQPTEEKGKRDVQPVAQVNRSVVSSLGQTSTVRGFNTSVGTMRTVAKNTIAAVVADNQSVVDGESVRLRTTEPMWVGNRLIPRNTTVVGSARVQGERLEIEITSIECEGSIYDVELQVYDSDGQEGINIPQSMESDALHEIGANMGSTMGSSINISTNTGAQIASDVGRGLINGVSQYLTKKLRTVKVHLKAGYRVMLHQPEDI, from the coding sequence ATGAACCTCAAAATCTTCCAGACTATGACGATGCAAGAGTGGAAAGCGAAGATTAACGGCTTCTTCCAGCCCAAATCGCAGGCTGAACGGCAGAAGATGATGAAATACTTAGTCGTGTTCCCGGCGGCTGTCGTGTGCGGCATAGTGATACTGTGGCTGCTGTACACAAGCCTCAACAAGAATGACAGCAAGGTCGGCAATGCCTTCAACACCGAAATACCTGAGGGTGAGAACGGCGGCATCAAGACCAAAGCGGAGGAATATGCCGCCGCTGATGCCGCCAAAGAGAAGGAGGCGCAACAGCGTGCGGTGGTCGCCCTTGATACTCTGACCGCACTTACAACCGATACCGTTGAGCATCAGTCCGCCGTTGAGAACTCCGCGCAGGCGTATCAGGAGGTTCAGGCGTCGCTCAATGACTTTTTTGTGGAGGACACCTCAGCCGACAATGTTGAAATGGAGGCTCTAAATGAGCGTATTGCAGAGTTGGAGGCTCAGAACGCTCTGGCACAGCAACAGGCGGCACAGCCCGATGAGATGGAACTGATGGAACGCTCATATCAGTTGGCGGCACAGTATATGGGCAACGGCGGCAACTATTCGCCGCCACAACCCACCGAAGAAAAAGGCAAACGGGATGTGCAGCCGGTGGCGCAGGTCAACAGAAGTGTGGTATCCTCGCTCGGTCAGACATCAACCGTCAGGGGCTTCAATACCTCGGTGGGTACAATGAGGACGGTAGCCAAGAATACCATCGCCGCAGTGGTCGCCGATAACCAGAGCGTGGTTGACGGCGAGAGTGTCAGGCTGAGAACCACCGAACCGATGTGGGTCGGCAACCGCCTGATACCGCGTAACACCACCGTTGTCGGCTCTGCAAGAGTGCAGGGCGAAAGGCTGGAGATTGAAATCACCTCCATCGAGTGCGAAGGCTCGATTTACGATGTTGAGTTGCAGGTTTATGACTCTGACGGGCAGGAGGGTATCAATATACCGCAGTCAATGGAGAGTGACGCGCTGCATGAGATAGGTGCCAATATGGGCAGTACGATGGGTAGCTCGATCAACATTTCTACCAATACAGGGGCGCAGATAGCATCCGACGTCGGGCGCGGGCTTATAAACGGTGTCAGCCAGTATCTCACCAAGAAGCTGCGAACCGTCAAAGTCCACCTCAAAGCCGGCTACCGTGTGATGCTTCACCAGCCGGAAGATATATGA
- a CDS encoding glycoside hydrolase family protein: MRKILLMFLALLTVMVGNAAGRKINIMNLPPFERAVIIIKKFETLHHPKDYPYVGYGHRVLPGEPYRRGVQLSEKQADALLRKDLRKFVSLYKAYGKDALLLGVLAYNCGPGVVNKSTVLKKLKSGNRNIFKAYTAHCRYKGKFHKQLHQRRLIEIAVLYVF; the protein is encoded by the coding sequence ATGAGGAAAATTCTGCTGATGTTCCTTGCGTTGCTCACCGTCATGGTGGGCAACGCCGCCGGGCGGAAGATAAACATAATGAATCTGCCGCCATTCGAGAGAGCTGTGATTATCATCAAGAAATTTGAAACGCTCCACCACCCAAAGGATTATCCATATGTCGGATATGGTCATAGAGTGTTGCCGGGAGAACCATACCGGCGAGGTGTACAGCTCTCCGAGAAACAAGCTGACGCCCTGTTGCGTAAAGACCTCCGAAAATTTGTGTCGCTCTACAAGGCATACGGCAAAGACGCTCTGTTGTTAGGCGTATTAGCCTACAACTGCGGCCCCGGTGTGGTAAACAAATCCACCGTGCTGAAAAAACTGAAATCCGGCAACCGCAATATTTTCAAAGCCTACACTGCCCACTGCCGCTACAAAGGCAAATTCCACAAGCAACTCCACCAACGCCGTTTGATAGAAATCGCCGTCTTATATGTATTTTAA
- a CDS encoding toprim domain-containing protein, giving the protein MNIEDVKQIPIADYLHSLGYSPVKQQGNGLWYKSPLREEHEPSFKVNTDRNLWYDFGAGKGGNLIALAKELYCSDSLPYLLNRIAEQTPHIRPVSFSFPQRRKEPSFQHLEVRDLTHPALLRYLQGRGINIELAKRECKELHFTNNGRPFFAIGFPNMTGGYEVRNSFFKGCIAPKDITHIRQQGEPREKCLVFEGFMDYLSFLTLRMRNCPTMPDLDRQDYVILNSTANVSKALNVMSLYERIHCMLDNDKAGYEATRDIELEYSYRVRDFSHNYRGYSDLNDYLCGRKQEQKNEASQVQETKQETGQRAAPRQKRGRGI; this is encoded by the coding sequence ATGAACATCGAAGATGTGAAACAAATACCCATCGCAGACTATCTGCACAGTTTAGGTTACTCTCCTGTCAAACAGCAGGGTAACGGTTTATGGTACAAATCACCGTTAAGGGAGGAACACGAACCGTCTTTCAAGGTGAACACTGACCGCAACCTTTGGTATGACTTTGGCGCAGGCAAGGGCGGCAACCTCATCGCACTGGCAAAGGAACTCTATTGTTCAGACAGCTTGCCATACCTTTTAAACCGGATAGCGGAACAGACACCGCACATCCGTCCGGTCAGTTTTTCTTTTCCCCAGCGTAGGAAAGAACCGAGTTTCCAGCATTTGGAAGTCCGTGACCTTACCCATCCGGCATTGCTCCGTTACTTGCAGGGACGGGGTATCAATATCGAACTGGCAAAAAGAGAATGTAAGGAACTCCATTTTACCAATAACGGCAGACCGTTCTTCGCTATCGGTTTCCCGAACATGACAGGAGGTTATGAGGTGCGCAACTCTTTTTTCAAAGGCTGCATCGCCCCGAAAGACATCACCCATATACGGCAGCAGGGAGAGCCGAGAGAGAAATGTCTGGTGTTCGAGGGTTTCATGGACTACCTCTCTTTCCTTACGCTCCGCATGAGGAACTGTCCGACCATGCCCGACCTTGACAGGCAGGATTATGTCATTCTTAACTCTACCGCCAATGTGTCGAAAGCCCTTAACGTGATGTCCCTGTATGAACGCATCCACTGTATGCTTGACAATGACAAGGCTGGATATGAAGCGACACGGGATATCGAGTTGGAATACTCCTACCGTGTACGTGACTTCTCACACAATTACAGGGGATATTCGGACTTGAACGATTACCTGTGCGGCAGGAAGCAGGAACAGAAAAACGAAGCCAGCCAAGTGCAGGAAACGAAGCAGGAAACCGGACAACGTGCCGCCCCAAGACAAAAGAGAGGCAGGGGCATTTAA
- a CDS encoding TraL conjugative transposon family protein, which translates to MSKIKLIFSVIYNNMWRNPKGRLTTRLKEACESMPPKQRLTVVSLMLAVFVLTAFFVFGHACYRIGLGKAQKSVAIEHIMPIDIVTKSPVHEPQNLPDYDDARVESED; encoded by the coding sequence ATGTCAAAGATTAAATTAATATTCTCCGTCATATATAATAATATGTGGCGCAACCCGAAAGGGAGGCTCACAACGCGCCTCAAAGAAGCGTGTGAGTCAATGCCACCGAAGCAACGGCTTACTGTCGTGTCGCTGATGCTGGCTGTGTTCGTGCTTACCGCCTTCTTCGTGTTTGGTCACGCCTGTTACAGGATAGGTCTGGGCAAAGCGCAAAAATCTGTGGCGATTGAGCATATAATGCCGATCGACATCGTTACCAAATCTCCCGTTCATGAACCTCAAAATCTTCCAGACTATGACGATGCAAGAGTGGAAAGCGAAGATTAA
- the traJ gene encoding conjugative transposon protein TraJ: protein MDFNNLHTILRSLYDEMMPLCEDMAGVAQAIAGLGALFFVAYRIWRSLAAAEPIDVFPLLRPFVIGFCIMFFPSVVLGTINSVMSPIVQGTASMLEGQTLDMQKYREEKDRLEYEAMMNDPSTAYLVDDAEFDRQIDELGVTEIGTAAGMYIERGMYKVKKAIQNFFRELLEMLFQAASLTIDTIRTFFLIVLSILGPVAFALSVWDGFQSTLTQWIQRYIQTYLWLPVADLFSTILAKIQVLMLQNDISELTNNPNANLDSSNTCYVIFMIIGIIGYFTIPTVAGWIIQAGGAGNYNRAVNTTAMQVGSGAASVGGAVAGNVAGNAGKLLK from the coding sequence ATAGATTTCAACAACCTGCACACAATCCTGCGCTCGCTCTATGACGAAATGATGCCTCTCTGCGAGGATATGGCGGGTGTGGCTCAGGCGATAGCCGGATTAGGCGCGTTGTTCTTCGTTGCCTATCGTATATGGCGGTCGCTTGCCGCCGCAGAGCCGATTGATGTATTCCCGCTGCTGCGTCCATTTGTGATAGGCTTCTGTATAATGTTTTTCCCGTCGGTGGTACTCGGCACAATCAACTCTGTGATGTCGCCGATTGTGCAGGGCACAGCCTCTATGCTTGAAGGGCAGACGCTCGATATGCAAAAATACCGCGAGGAGAAAGACCGGCTGGAATATGAGGCGATGATGAATGACCCTTCAACAGCCTATCTTGTCGATGATGCCGAGTTTGACAGGCAGATTGACGAGTTAGGTGTGACCGAAATAGGAACAGCCGCCGGAATGTATATCGAGCGAGGAATGTATAAGGTCAAGAAAGCTATTCAAAACTTTTTCAGAGAACTTCTTGAAATGCTGTTCCAAGCCGCATCGCTTACAATCGACACAATCCGCACCTTCTTCCTGATAGTGCTTTCAATCCTCGGCCCGGTCGCCTTCGCCCTTTCCGTGTGGGATGGCTTCCAGTCAACGCTGACCCAGTGGATACAGAGGTATATCCAGACTTATCTATGGCTGCCGGTGGCTGACCTGTTCTCCACGATACTGGCTAAAATCCAAGTGCTGATGTTGCAGAACGACATTTCGGAACTGACAAACAACCCCAACGCAAACCTCGACAGCTCAAATACTTGCTATGTCATTTTTATGATAATCGGCATTATCGGATACTTCACGATTCCCACTGTGGCAGGCTGGATAATACAAGCCGGAGGTGCCGGAAACTATAACCGTGCTGTCAACACCACAGCGATGCAGGTCGGCTCAGGAGCGGCAAGTGTCGGAGGTGCAGTCGCCGGAAATGTCGCGGGCAACGCAGGCAAATTGCTTAAATAA
- a CDS encoding Crp/Fnr family transcriptional regulator — protein MTEFNSYMSNIDIDFFKELCLKHGELRHYKKNEFILHEDDACSFFGFILSGVVKYSCTNRTENKPYNVGFSFPNEFIGDYPTCLYGMKSELNIQAIIPCEIYICSSAFLQQKFEENKESQRIARIAAEQMFFQSYSRYLDLFRFTPEERYLQLLKKCPAILQMVSLKEIASYLKITPVHMSRIRRKQSLDNKK, from the coding sequence ATGACTGAATTTAATTCATATATGAGCAATATAGACATAGATTTTTTTAAAGAATTGTGTCTAAAACATGGAGAGTTACGACATTATAAAAAGAATGAGTTTATTCTCCATGAAGATGATGCATGTTCTTTCTTCGGGTTTATCTTGTCAGGTGTAGTCAAATACAGTTGTACCAACCGGACAGAAAACAAGCCGTATAATGTCGGTTTTTCCTTTCCAAATGAATTTATAGGCGATTACCCCACTTGCTTATATGGCATGAAATCAGAATTGAATATACAGGCAATAATCCCGTGCGAGATTTACATCTGTTCTTCTGCATTCTTACAGCAAAAATTCGAGGAGAACAAAGAAAGCCAACGGATAGCCCGTATCGCAGCCGAACAGATGTTTTTCCAATCATATTCACGTTATTTGGATTTATTCAGATTCACACCGGAAGAGCGTTACCTCCAACTTTTAAAAAAATGCCCTGCAATCCTTCAAATGGTATCACTAAAAGAAATAGCATCCTACCTTAAAATTACACCCGTACACATGAGCCGAATCAGACGCAAGCAAAGTCTTGACAACAAAAAATAA
- the traN gene encoding conjugative transposon protein TraN, with product MASTAFARTKSVRNTDVNVPFGTEQVATQVAEHEINVYGGNYTDGDKFDGLTRKVGFDRMIPPHALEVCFEKTTHIIFPSEIVYCDLGNENLVAGLADGAKNVLRVKSAFKSFKQETNLSVITEDGSYYSFNVKFAKEPLLLNIEMTDFLHDGEAVNRPNNAQEIYLERLGSESPMLVKLIMKSIYKQNKREIKHIGSKRFGVQFLLKSIYANNGLLYFHTELKNTSNIPFDVDYVSFKIVDKKVIKRTAMQEQVLEPLRAQNYVTVVHGKSSERTVFALEKFTIPDDKQLVIEIAEKEGGRHQSFVVENEDIVRANVIDELSIQ from the coding sequence ATGGCAAGCACGGCTTTTGCCCGAACAAAGTCGGTAAGAAACACCGATGTCAACGTGCCGTTTGGTACGGAACAGGTAGCCACTCAGGTAGCCGAACACGAAATCAACGTGTACGGCGGCAACTACACCGACGGGGACAAGTTCGACGGTCTGACCCGCAAGGTCGGCTTCGACCGAATGATTCCGCCTCACGCTCTGGAGGTATGCTTTGAAAAGACTACGCACATCATATTTCCCTCGGAAATAGTCTATTGCGACTTGGGCAACGAGAACCTTGTCGCCGGATTAGCAGACGGTGCGAAGAATGTGCTGCGTGTCAAATCAGCCTTCAAGTCATTCAAGCAGGAGACAAACCTGTCGGTAATCACAGAGGACGGATCATATTATTCATTTAACGTGAAATTCGCCAAAGAGCCGCTGTTGCTCAATATCGAGATGACCGATTTTCTGCATGACGGCGAGGCCGTGAACCGTCCCAACAATGCGCAGGAAATCTATCTTGAACGCCTCGGATCGGAGTCACCGATGCTTGTCAAGCTGATTATGAAGTCAATCTACAAGCAGAACAAGCGCGAGATAAAGCATATAGGTTCAAAGCGTTTCGGGGTGCAGTTCCTTCTGAAATCCATCTATGCCAACAATGGGCTTCTCTATTTCCACACCGAACTGAAAAACACATCAAACATTCCTTTCGATGTCGATTATGTCAGCTTCAAGATTGTGGATAAGAAGGTTATCAAACGGACTGCCATGCAGGAGCAGGTACTCGAACCGCTCCGCGCACAGAACTATGTGACGGTGGTACATGGAAAATCCTCCGAAAGAACTGTCTTCGCTCTGGAGAAATTCACAATCCCCGATGACAAGCAGCTTGTTATCGAAATTGCCGAAAAGGAAGGCGGTCGCCATCAGTCTTTCGTGGTCGAAAACGAGGATATTGTGAGAGCCAACGTAATTGACGAATTAAGCATACAGTAA
- a CDS encoding DUF4141 domain-containing protein: MKQLKFLIPLIALCLMLGTGRASAQWTVIDPSNIAQSIVNNSKSLVQESQTATHMVKNFQETVKIYQQAKKYYDALQSVNNLVRDARKVQQTILMLGNISGYYVNNFQKMLTDPNFTSAELSAIASGYTRILEEANGVLGDLKQVVNITTLSMTDKDRMDVVDDCYKEMKRLKNLTAYYTNKNISVSYLRAKKKADTQRVVALYGDGSEKYW, from the coding sequence ATGAAGCAACTCAAGTTTTTAATCCCACTGATTGCCCTGTGTCTGATGCTCGGCACGGGCAGGGCTTCCGCCCAATGGACGGTCATAGACCCGTCAAACATCGCCCAGTCCATCGTAAACAACTCCAAATCACTCGTGCAGGAGTCGCAGACGGCTACGCACATGGTCAAAAATTTTCAGGAAACCGTGAAAATTTACCAGCAGGCTAAGAAATATTATGACGCACTGCAATCGGTCAACAACCTTGTACGCGATGCCCGCAAGGTGCAGCAGACAATCCTGATGCTCGGCAATATCTCCGGCTATTACGTCAATAATTTCCAGAAGATGCTGACCGATCCGAACTTCACATCGGCAGAACTCTCGGCAATCGCCTCCGGCTACACCCGTATCCTCGAAGAAGCCAACGGCGTACTCGGTGACTTGAAGCAGGTAGTCAATATCACCACGCTGAGTATGACTGACAAAGACCGTATGGATGTGGTTGATGACTGCTACAAGGAGATGAAAAGGCTGAAGAACCTTACCGCCTACTACACAAACAAGAATATCAGCGTGTCATATCTGCGCGCCAAGAAGAAGGCTGACACACAGCGTGTGGTGGCTCTCTATGGTGACGGCTCTGAAAAATACTGGTAA
- a CDS encoding conjugal transfer protein TraO, translating into MRKAIMIIAAMLTLFGGRAMAQRCLPGMSAVEIKADMADGFYTGNSRNCGYSFGVFYSVYKGSANTWSFGGEYLQTYKPYGVKGRIPVTQYTGEVGYNLHLLSDYSQTFHLYGGVSALGGYETVNWGKSVLSDGSTLHDGDNFIYGGALTLQADLYLSDKIALTANIKERFTFGSDVQIFHMQYGVGVKFIIE; encoded by the coding sequence ATGAGAAAAGCGATAATGATAATCGCTGCCATGCTCACCCTCTTCGGAGGGCGGGCAATGGCCCAGCGATGCCTTCCCGGAATGTCTGCGGTAGAAATCAAGGCTGACATGGCAGACGGTTTTTATACCGGCAACTCCCGCAACTGCGGTTATTCTTTCGGAGTGTTCTATTCAGTTTATAAGGGTAGTGCCAATACTTGGAGCTTCGGCGGAGAGTATCTCCAGACCTACAAGCCTTACGGCGTGAAAGGTCGTATCCCCGTGACACAGTACACAGGCGAGGTCGGCTACAATCTCCATCTGTTGAGCGACTATTCGCAGACCTTCCACCTCTACGGCGGCGTGTCGGCTCTCGGTGGTTACGAAACAGTGAATTGGGGAAAGTCGGTTTTGTCAGACGGCTCGACGCTCCATGACGGCGATAACTTCATCTATGGCGGTGCGCTGACATTACAGGCTGATTTATATCTCTCGGATAAAATCGCCCTGACCGCAAATATCAAGGAGCGTTTCACTTTCGGTAGCGATGTTCAGATATTCCATATGCAATATGGTGTCGGTGTCAAATTCATAATAGAATAA